The Mycteria americana isolate JAX WOST 10 ecotype Jacksonville Zoo and Gardens chromosome 25, USCA_MyAme_1.0, whole genome shotgun sequence genome includes a window with the following:
- the NDUFS2 gene encoding NADH dehydrogenase [ubiquinone] iron-sulfur protein 2, mitochondrial, whose amino-acid sequence MSPRHHPVPHQPLPGTKMAAAPAAVSRLFPLVKMAAYGPQSIWRSGSASPALPNMAPSPAPAAAMRAALRMRSAKGKMAALRALGRLRAPSGLRAAAAAARLGLAPARAARQWQPDVEWAQQFAGAVMYPSKETEKWVPPPWNDKDPLAHKKVSSLTINFGPQHPAAHGVLRLVMELSGETVKKCDPHVGLLHRGTEKLIEYKTYLQALPYFDRLDYVSMMCNEQAYSLAVEKLLNIRPPLRAQWIRVLFAEITRLLNHIMAVTTHALDIGAMTPFFWMFEEREKMFEFYERVSGARMHAAYIRPGGVHQDLPLGLMDDIYEFVKNFSTRIDEVEEMLTNNRIWKNRTVDIGVITAEEALNYGFSGVMLRGSGIHWDLRKTQPYDVYDQVEFDVPIGSRGDCYDRYLCRVEEMRQSLRIILQCLNKMPEGEIKVDDAKISPPKRAEMKTSMESLIHHFKLYTEGYQVPPGATYTAIEAPKGEFGVYLVSDGSSRPYRCKIKAPGFAHLAGLDRMSQGHMLADVVAIIGTQDIVFGEVDR is encoded by the exons atgtccccacggcACCACCCCGTCCCGCATCAGCCTCTGCCCGGCACAAAGATGGCGGCGGCCCCAGCGGCCGTTTCCCGGCTCTTTCCCTTAGTAAAGATGGCGGCGTACGGCCCACAGTCAATATGGCGGAGCGGCAGCGCTTCGCCTGCCCTCCCAAACATGGcgcccagccccgcccccgccgccgctatGAGGgcggcactgcgcatgcgcagtgccaaGGGCAAGATGGCGGCGCTGCGGGCGCTGGGGCGGTTGCGGGCACCttcggggctgcgggcggcggcggcggcggcgcggctggggctggccccggcCCG ggCGGCGCGGCAGTGGCAGCCCGATGTGGAGTGGGCCCAGCAGTTCGCCGGCGCCGTCATGTACCCGAGCAAGGAGACGGAGAAGTGGGTGCCACCGCCCTGGAACG ACAAGGACCCTCTGGCTCACAAGAAGGTCTCGAGTTTGACCATAAACTTTGGGCCCCAGCACCCGGCTGCCCACGGGGTCCTGCGGCTGGTCATGGAGCTGAGCGGGGAGACGGTGAAGAAGTGCGACCCCCACGTTGGCCTCCTGCACCGAGGCACTGAGAAGCTCATTGAGTACAAGACGTACCTCCAG GCGCTGCCCTATTTCGACCGTCTGGACTACGTCTCCATGATGTGCAATGAGCAGGCCTATTCCTTGGCCGTGGAGAAGCTGCTCAACATCCGTCCACCTCTGCGGGCTCAGTGGATCCGAG tcCTCTTCGCGGAGATAACCCGGCTGCTCAACCACATCATGGCCGTGACCACGCACGCGCTGGACATCGGGGCCATGACACCCTTCTTCTGGATGtttgaggagagggagaag ATGTTCGAGTTCTACGAGCGGGTCTCGGGGGCGCGGATGCACGCTGCCTACATCCGCCCTGGCGGGGTGCACCAG GACCTGCCCCTGGGGCTGATGGACGACATCTATGAGTTTGTGAAGAATTTCTCCACGCGGATAGACGAGGTGGAGGAG atgcTCACCAACAACCGCATCTGGAAGAACCGCACGGTCGACATCGGCGTGATAACGGCGGAGGAGGCTCTCAACTATGGGTTCAG CGGGGTGATGCTCCGGGGCTCGGGGATCCACTGGGATCTGCGCAAGACCCAGCCCTACGACGTCTATGACCAGGTGGAGTTCGACGTCCCCATCGGCTCCCGGGGTGACTGCTATGACAG GTACCTGTGCCGCGTGGAAGAGATGCGGCAGTCCCTCCGTATCATTCTCCAGTGCCTCAACAAGATGCCTGAGGGGGAGATCAAAGTAGACGATGCCAAAATCTCCCCTCCGAAGCGGGCAGAGATGAAG ACCTCCATGGAGTCTCTGATCCATCACTTCAAGCTCTATACTGAGGGCTACCAGGTGCCCCCCGGAGCCACCTACACGGCCATCGAGGCCCCCAAG GGCGAATTCGGCGTCTACCTTGTCTCAGACGGCAGCAGCCGCCCCTACCGCTGCAAGATCAAGGCACCTGGATTCGCTCACCTG GCCGGTCTGGATCGGATGTCGCAGGGCCACATGCTGGCGGATGTCGTGGCCATCATCG gcACGCAGGACATCGTCTTTGGGGAAGTGGATCGGTGA
- the FCER1G gene encoding high affinity immunoglobulin epsilon receptor subunit gamma, producing MRARLLLAAALLLLWTPAAEALMEPQICYILDAILFLYGIVLTILYCRLKFLAHRASRQGASKKQKEEAIYTGLSGEGQEMYETLETLQTKQS from the exons ATGCGTGCTCGCCTGCTGCTCGccgctgccctgctgctgctgtggaccCCGGCGGCAG AGGCCCTGATGGAGCCACAGATCTGCTACATCCTTGACGCCATCCTCTTCCTCTACGGCATCGTCCTCACCATCCTCTATTGCCGCCTCAAG TTCCTGGCTCACCGAGCGTCACGGCAGGGAGCCAGCAAGAAG cagaaggaagaagccaTCTACACC GGGCTCAGCGGTGAGGGCCAGGAGATGTACGAAACCCTCGAAACCCTCCAGACCAAACAGTCCTGA
- the PEX19 gene encoding peroxisomal biogenesis factor 19 isoform X1 gives MAAEPGPGPDPELEELLDSALDDFEKARPAAPPPPPPPPPGAQPSPSAAAKASLFASQERFFQELFEGELASQAAAEFEQAMQELAQEEPHLVEQFQKLSEAAGRVGSDTASQQEFTSCLKETLSGLARNATDLQGSSASEEELAKALEGLGLEEGDGEGSVLPVMRSIMQSLLSKDVLYPSLKEITEKYPEWLRQHGEALPAEQYERYRAQHGVMGRICQQLEGERPGEGEEERRARFETLLDLMQQLQDLGHPPKELAGESPPGLNLDLPAAAGGEQCRLM, from the exons atggcggcggagccgggcccgggccccgacccggagctggaggagctgctcgaca GTGCCCTGGACGACTTCGAGAAGGCcaggcccgccgcccccccgccgccgccgccgccgccccccggggctcagccctcgcccagcgccgccgccaaG gcctccCTCTTCGCCTCGCAGGAGAGGTTCTTCCAGGAGCTGTTTGAGGGGGAGCTGGCCTCGCAGGCGGCCGCCGAGTTCGAGCAGGCCATGCAGGAGCTGGCCCAGGAGGAGCCGCACTTGGTGGAGCAGTTCCAGAAGCTGTCGGAGGCGGCGGGCAGAGTGG GCAGCGACACGGCGTCACAGCAGGAGTTCACCTCCTGCCTGAAGGAGACGCTGAGCGGCCTGGCCAGGAACGCCACCGACCTGCAG GGCTCCTCGGCCTCGGAGGAGGAGCTGGCGAAGgcgctggaggggctggggctggaggagggcgACGGCGAGGGCAGTGTCCTGCCCGTCATGCGGAGCATCATGCAGAGCCTGCTCTCCAAGGACGTGCTCTACCCCTCGCTCAAGGAGATCACCGAGAAG TACCCCGAGTGGCTGCGGCAGCACGGCGAGGCGCTGCCGGCCGAGCAGTACGAGCGGTACCGGGCGCAGCACGGTGTCATGGGCCGcatctgccagcagctggagggcgAGCGGCCGGGCGAGGGCGAGGAGGAGCGGCGGGCGCGCTTCGAGACCCTCCTCGACCTCATGCAGCAG ctgcaggacctgggGCACCCGCCCAAGGAGCTGGCCGGGGAGTCG ccccccggcctcAACCTGGACCTGccagccgcggcgggcggcgagcAGTGCCGCCTCATGTAG
- the PEX19 gene encoding peroxisomal biogenesis factor 19 isoform X2, translating into MAAEPGPGPDPELEELLDSALDDFEKARPAAPPPPPPPPPGAQPSPSAAAKERFFQELFEGELASQAAAEFEQAMQELAQEEPHLVEQFQKLSEAAGRVGSDTASQQEFTSCLKETLSGLARNATDLQGSSASEEELAKALEGLGLEEGDGEGSVLPVMRSIMQSLLSKDVLYPSLKEITEKYPEWLRQHGEALPAEQYERYRAQHGVMGRICQQLEGERPGEGEEERRARFETLLDLMQQLQDLGHPPKELAGESPPGLNLDLPAAAGGEQCRLM; encoded by the exons atggcggcggagccgggcccgggccccgacccggagctggaggagctgctcgaca GTGCCCTGGACGACTTCGAGAAGGCcaggcccgccgcccccccgccgccgccgccgccgccccccggggctcagccctcgcccagcgccgccgccaaG GAGAGGTTCTTCCAGGAGCTGTTTGAGGGGGAGCTGGCCTCGCAGGCGGCCGCCGAGTTCGAGCAGGCCATGCAGGAGCTGGCCCAGGAGGAGCCGCACTTGGTGGAGCAGTTCCAGAAGCTGTCGGAGGCGGCGGGCAGAGTGG GCAGCGACACGGCGTCACAGCAGGAGTTCACCTCCTGCCTGAAGGAGACGCTGAGCGGCCTGGCCAGGAACGCCACCGACCTGCAG GGCTCCTCGGCCTCGGAGGAGGAGCTGGCGAAGgcgctggaggggctggggctggaggagggcgACGGCGAGGGCAGTGTCCTGCCCGTCATGCGGAGCATCATGCAGAGCCTGCTCTCCAAGGACGTGCTCTACCCCTCGCTCAAGGAGATCACCGAGAAG TACCCCGAGTGGCTGCGGCAGCACGGCGAGGCGCTGCCGGCCGAGCAGTACGAGCGGTACCGGGCGCAGCACGGTGTCATGGGCCGcatctgccagcagctggagggcgAGCGGCCGGGCGAGGGCGAGGAGGAGCGGCGGGCGCGCTTCGAGACCCTCCTCGACCTCATGCAGCAG ctgcaggacctgggGCACCCGCCCAAGGAGCTGGCCGGGGAGTCG ccccccggcctcAACCTGGACCTGccagccgcggcgggcggcgagcAGTGCCGCCTCATGTAG
- the PEX19 gene encoding peroxisomal biogenesis factor 19 isoform X3: MAAEPGPGPDPELEELLDSALDDFEKARPAAPPPPPPPPPGAQPSPSAAAKASLFASQERFFQELFEGELASQAAAEFEQAMQELAQEEPHLVEQFQKLSEAAGRVGSDTASQQEFTSCLKETLSGLARNATDLQGSSASEEELAKALEGLGLEEGDGEGSVLPVMRSIMQSLLSKDVLYPSLKEITEKLEGERPGEGEEERRARFETLLDLMQQLQDLGHPPKELAGESPPGLNLDLPAAAGGEQCRLM, translated from the exons atggcggcggagccgggcccgggccccgacccggagctggaggagctgctcgaca GTGCCCTGGACGACTTCGAGAAGGCcaggcccgccgcccccccgccgccgccgccgccgccccccggggctcagccctcgcccagcgccgccgccaaG gcctccCTCTTCGCCTCGCAGGAGAGGTTCTTCCAGGAGCTGTTTGAGGGGGAGCTGGCCTCGCAGGCGGCCGCCGAGTTCGAGCAGGCCATGCAGGAGCTGGCCCAGGAGGAGCCGCACTTGGTGGAGCAGTTCCAGAAGCTGTCGGAGGCGGCGGGCAGAGTGG GCAGCGACACGGCGTCACAGCAGGAGTTCACCTCCTGCCTGAAGGAGACGCTGAGCGGCCTGGCCAGGAACGCCACCGACCTGCAG GGCTCCTCGGCCTCGGAGGAGGAGCTGGCGAAGgcgctggaggggctggggctggaggagggcgACGGCGAGGGCAGTGTCCTGCCCGTCATGCGGAGCATCATGCAGAGCCTGCTCTCCAAGGACGTGCTCTACCCCTCGCTCAAGGAGATCACCGAGAAG ctggagggcgAGCGGCCGGGCGAGGGCGAGGAGGAGCGGCGGGCGCGCTTCGAGACCCTCCTCGACCTCATGCAGCAG ctgcaggacctgggGCACCCGCCCAAGGAGCTGGCCGGGGAGTCG ccccccggcctcAACCTGGACCTGccagccgcggcgggcggcgagcAGTGCCGCCTCATGTAG
- the DCAF8 gene encoding DDB1- and CUL4-associated factor 8 isoform X2: MSDKGSSMEGKTDIVNGSLSSSPEEMSAEEGRETSSGIEVEASDLSLSLTGDNVGPNRTSTESRDTDTESSGEEKDSDSMDDTGHYSINEENRTLDRSHSEEEEEEDEEEDQRSHRRAQRKRANHDQDSSDDEQALEDWVSSETTALPQPRWQAVHALRERELGSSARFVYEACGARVFVQRFRLQHGLEGHTGCVNTLHFNQRGTWLASGSDDLKVVVWDWVRRQPVLEFESGHKSNVFQAKFLPNSGDSTLAMCARDGQVRVAELSATQCCKNTKRVAQHKGASHKLALEPDSPCTFLSAGEDAVVFTIDLRQDRPASKLVVTKEKEKKVGLYTIYVNPANTYQFAVGGRDQFVRIYDQRKIDENENNGVLKKFCPHHLVNSESKANITCLVYSHDGSELLASYNDEDIYLFNSSHSDGAEYIKRYKGHRNNATVKGVNFYGPKSEFVVSGSDCGHIFLWEKSSCQIVQFMEGDKGGVVNCLEPHPHLPVLATSGLDHDVKIWAPTAENPTELAGLKEVIKKNKLERDEDSLHHTDMFDSHMLWFLMHHLRQRRHHREISSGGERRRGLPVTVRGLILYVLKPNRTWMLSS; encoded by the exons ATGTCGGATAAAGGGAGCAGCATGGAGGGGAAGACGGACATAGTGAATG GCAGCTTGTCCAGCAGCCCGGAGGAGATGTCGGCTGAGGAGGGCCGAGAAACCTCCTCCGGCATCGAGGTGGAGGCCTCCGACCTTAGCCTGAGCCTCACGGGAGACAACGTGGGGCCCAACCGCACCAGCACGGAGAGCCGGGACACGGACACGGAGAGCTCGGGGGAAGAGAAGGACTCTGACAGCATGGACGACACGGGCCACTACTCCATAAATGAGGAGAACCGTACCCTGGACCGGTCGCactcagaggaggaagaggaggaggacgaaGAGGAGGACCAGCGGTCCCACCGCCGTGCCCAGCGCAAGCGTGCCAACCACGACCAAGACTCCTCTGATGACGAGCAGGCCCTGGAGGACTGGGTGTCCTCGGAGACCAcggcgctgccccagccccgctggcagGCGGTCCATGCCCTCCGGGAAAGGGAGCTGGGCTCCAGTGCCCGCTTCGTCTACGAGGCCTGCGGGGCCAGGGTCTTCGTGCAACGCTTCCGCCTCCAGCACGGCCTGGAGGGCCACACGGGCTGTGTCAACACCCTGCACTTTAACCAGCGCGGCACGTGGCTGGCCAGCGGCAGTGACGACCTCAAAGTGGTGGTGTGGGACTGGGTCAGGAGGCAGCCGGTGCTGGAGTTTGAGAGCGGCCACAAGAGCAACGTCTTCCAG GCCAAGTTCCTCCCCAACAGCGGTGACTCCACTCTGGCTATGTGTGCTCGGGACGGCCAGGTCCGGGTGGCCGAGCTCTCCGCCACGCAGTGCTGCAAAAACACCAAGCGCGTGGCGCAGCACAAAGGAGCTTCGCACAAG CTGGCCCTAGAACCGGATTCTCCATGCACTTTCCTATCAGCAGGTGAAGATGCTGTAGTCTTCACCATTGATCTGAGACAAGACCGGCCTGCCTC GAAACTGGTTGtgacaaaggaaaaggagaagaaagtgggTCTGTACACCATCTACGTGAACCCAGCCAACACCTACCAGTTTGCTGTAGGAGGCAGAGATCAGTTTGTCAG GATTTACGACCAGCGGAAAATAGACGAGAATGAGAACAACGGCGTACTAAAGAAGTTCTGCCCTCACCATTTG GTGAACAGCGAGTCCAAAGCCAACATCACCTGTCTCGTCTACAGCCACGACGGCTCGG AGCTGTTGGCCAGCTACAACGATGAAGACATTTATCTCTTCAACTCCTCTCACAGCGACGGAGCGGAGTACATCAAGAGATATAAGGGACATCGCAATAATGCCACTG tGAAAGGCGTCAATTTTTATGGCCCGAAAAGTGAGTTTGTGGTGAGCggcagcgattgcggccacatcttcctgtgggagaaatcgtccTGCCAGATCGTGCAGTTCATGGAGGGCGACAAGGGAGGAGTG GTGAACTGCCTGGagccccatccccacctccccgTCCTGGCCACCAGCGGCCTCGACCACGACGTCAAGATTTGGGCACCCACGGCGGAGAATCCCACCGAGCTGGCCGGCCTCAAGGAG GTGATCAAGAAGAACAAGCTGGAGCGGGACGAGGACAGCCTCCACCACACCGACATGTTCGACAGCCACATGCTCTGGTTCCTCATGCACCACCTGCGACAGAGACGCCATCACCGG GAGATCTCTTctgggggggagcggcggcgagGGCTCCCCGTCACTGTTAGAGGCCtaattttatatgtattaaaACCAAATCGAACTTGGATGTTATCAAgttaa
- the DCAF8 gene encoding DDB1- and CUL4-associated factor 8 isoform X1 codes for MSDKGSSMEGKTDIVNGSLSSSPEEMSAEEGRETSSGIEVEASDLSLSLTGDNVGPNRTSTESRDTDTESSGEEKDSDSMDDTGHYSINEENRTLDRSHSEEEEEEDEEEDQRSHRRAQRKRANHDQDSSDDEQALEDWVSSETTALPQPRWQAVHALRERELGSSARFVYEACGARVFVQRFRLQHGLEGHTGCVNTLHFNQRGTWLASGSDDLKVVVWDWVRRQPVLEFESGHKSNVFQAKFLPNSGDSTLAMCARDGQVRVAELSATQCCKNTKRVAQHKGASHKLALEPDSPCTFLSAGEDAVVFTIDLRQDRPASKLVVTKEKEKKVGLYTIYVNPANTYQFAVGGRDQFVRIYDQRKIDENENNGVLKKFCPHHLVNSESKANITCLVYSHDGSELLASYNDEDIYLFNSSHSDGAEYIKRYKGHRNNATVKGVNFYGPKSEFVVSGSDCGHIFLWEKSSCQIVQFMEGDKGGVVNCLEPHPHLPVLATSGLDHDVKIWAPTAENPTELAGLKEVIKKNKLERDEDSLHHTDMFDSHMLWFLMHHLRQRRHHRRRREPGAPDGDSDESPSSSDTSDDEEEGPDRVQCMPS; via the exons ATGTCGGATAAAGGGAGCAGCATGGAGGGGAAGACGGACATAGTGAATG GCAGCTTGTCCAGCAGCCCGGAGGAGATGTCGGCTGAGGAGGGCCGAGAAACCTCCTCCGGCATCGAGGTGGAGGCCTCCGACCTTAGCCTGAGCCTCACGGGAGACAACGTGGGGCCCAACCGCACCAGCACGGAGAGCCGGGACACGGACACGGAGAGCTCGGGGGAAGAGAAGGACTCTGACAGCATGGACGACACGGGCCACTACTCCATAAATGAGGAGAACCGTACCCTGGACCGGTCGCactcagaggaggaagaggaggaggacgaaGAGGAGGACCAGCGGTCCCACCGCCGTGCCCAGCGCAAGCGTGCCAACCACGACCAAGACTCCTCTGATGACGAGCAGGCCCTGGAGGACTGGGTGTCCTCGGAGACCAcggcgctgccccagccccgctggcagGCGGTCCATGCCCTCCGGGAAAGGGAGCTGGGCTCCAGTGCCCGCTTCGTCTACGAGGCCTGCGGGGCCAGGGTCTTCGTGCAACGCTTCCGCCTCCAGCACGGCCTGGAGGGCCACACGGGCTGTGTCAACACCCTGCACTTTAACCAGCGCGGCACGTGGCTGGCCAGCGGCAGTGACGACCTCAAAGTGGTGGTGTGGGACTGGGTCAGGAGGCAGCCGGTGCTGGAGTTTGAGAGCGGCCACAAGAGCAACGTCTTCCAG GCCAAGTTCCTCCCCAACAGCGGTGACTCCACTCTGGCTATGTGTGCTCGGGACGGCCAGGTCCGGGTGGCCGAGCTCTCCGCCACGCAGTGCTGCAAAAACACCAAGCGCGTGGCGCAGCACAAAGGAGCTTCGCACAAG CTGGCCCTAGAACCGGATTCTCCATGCACTTTCCTATCAGCAGGTGAAGATGCTGTAGTCTTCACCATTGATCTGAGACAAGACCGGCCTGCCTC GAAACTGGTTGtgacaaaggaaaaggagaagaaagtgggTCTGTACACCATCTACGTGAACCCAGCCAACACCTACCAGTTTGCTGTAGGAGGCAGAGATCAGTTTGTCAG GATTTACGACCAGCGGAAAATAGACGAGAATGAGAACAACGGCGTACTAAAGAAGTTCTGCCCTCACCATTTG GTGAACAGCGAGTCCAAAGCCAACATCACCTGTCTCGTCTACAGCCACGACGGCTCGG AGCTGTTGGCCAGCTACAACGATGAAGACATTTATCTCTTCAACTCCTCTCACAGCGACGGAGCGGAGTACATCAAGAGATATAAGGGACATCGCAATAATGCCACTG tGAAAGGCGTCAATTTTTATGGCCCGAAAAGTGAGTTTGTGGTGAGCggcagcgattgcggccacatcttcctgtgggagaaatcgtccTGCCAGATCGTGCAGTTCATGGAGGGCGACAAGGGAGGAGTG GTGAACTGCCTGGagccccatccccacctccccgTCCTGGCCACCAGCGGCCTCGACCACGACGTCAAGATTTGGGCACCCACGGCGGAGAATCCCACCGAGCTGGCCGGCCTCAAGGAG GTGATCAAGAAGAACAAGCTGGAGCGGGACGAGGACAGCCTCCACCACACCGACATGTTCGACAGCCACATGCTCTGGTTCCTCATGCACCACCTGCGACAGAGACGCCATCACCGG cgccgAAGAGAGCCGGGAGCGCCGGACGGTGACTCGGACGAGTCTCCCAGCTCCTCCGACACCTCGGATGATGAGGAAGAGGGGCCGGACCGGGTGCAGTGCATGCCGTCGTga
- the PEA15 gene encoding astrocytic phosphoprotein PEA-15 has protein sequence MAEYRSLLEELAQNITAEDLEQLKSACKEDIPSEESEAIATSHHWFAFLEKHSKLDRDNLSYIEHIFEISRRPDLLTMVVQYRTQVLKISEEDEVDTKLTRIPSAKKYKDIIRQPSEEEIIKLAPPPKKA, from the exons ATGGCCGAGTACCGCAgtctgctggaggagctggcccAGAACATCACGGCCGAGGACCTGGAGCAGCTGAAGTCGGCCTGCAAGGAGGACATCCCCAGCGAGGAGAGCGAGGCCATCGCCACCAGCCACCACTGGTTCGCCTTCCTGGAGAAGCACAGCAAGCTGGACAGAG acAACCTGTCGTACATCGAGCACATCTTCGAGATCTCTCGCCGCCCCGACCTGCTGACCATGGTGGTGCAGTACCGCACCCAGGTCCTCAAGATCTCCGAGGAGGACGAGGTGGACACCAAGCTCACCCGCATCCCCAGCGCCAAGAAGTACAAGG ACATCATCCGGCAGCCCTCGGAAGAGGAGATCATCAAACTGGCCCCCCCGCCCAAGAAAGCCTGA
- the LOC142420581 gene encoding uncharacterized protein LOC142420581 — protein sequence MGETRGPPHETVRGSPPRVSAPAPTHPWSPVGRGGSSGVPPRPAPPPQPRPVTPRPPPRPAPPLRAAAPRHRAAAPAPPPPPAPPQPAGKCGATRGPEAPTDHRDRDRDRDRGRDRDRDRDRGRMEAAAAASIRPRSRSRSRSRSVSRAGGRGRGPPPGTRHPPGNPPPRVPPAPFTSPFAPVGGPEPVTRGGGGGGGAGGARRSTRCHPVPVPTRSTRDTGSPIPTRSPRCHRVPHPHPISGVSPIPRGCHPVPVGRGVPPRVPRPHGATQSSQCRPVPAEHRDATHSPGQGASPRGGVPGRVGVGARGRTPEEHEWKGAREEVTRPWAGLGPTGPNWGQTGPWRRRSRLFRPAAPGRGGLGGPRVIAPPAPCSGPRSVRTAPRGETEARSGAGAHPDVPQMWDGRPRGCCSGRGQGGTPGTRVGLPRGRTVPVPTQQDDARGSGRCPWGRTMPVGHGGAHAAVGCPQGGVRGAGPGPWGRGRGTKAVTRFPGGAGAAPASAALLPAAQRPLVPGLRGGRGGSVLPVPLSPPTPKSRGGHSVCRTPPPPPRTWPERGRQRREGTGPPVSCPPRVLPPPAAGLRAPPPPPPPARPCEWAPVGPRPSCIFMTRFAWEA from the coding sequence ATGGGGGAGACACGAGGGCCCCCCCACGAGACGGTGCGTGGGAGCCCCCCACGGGTGTCCGCGCCAGCCCCCACCCACCCATGGTCCCCCGTGGGGCGGGGCGGCTCCTCCggcgtcccgccccgccccgccccgccccctcagccccgccccGTtacgccccgccccccgccccgccccgccccgccgctcagAGCGGCAGCACCGAGACACCGAGCGGCCGcaccggcaccgccaccgccaccggcaccgcCCCAGCCGGCCGGTAAGTGCGGGGCTACGCGGGGACCGGAGGCTCCGACCGAccaccgggaccgggaccgggatcgggaccggggccgggatcgggaccgggaccgggaccggggccggatggaggcggcagccgccgcctccATCCGGCCCCGGTCCCGATCCCGGTCCCGATCCCGGTCCGTCAGCCGGGCAGGGGGCCGCGGTCGTGGACCCCCCCCCGGTACTAGACACCCCCCCGGTAATCCCCCCCCACGGGTCCCGCCGGCCCCTTTCACTTCCCCTTTCGCTCCCGTGGGGGGGCCCGAACCCGTGacccgaggggggggggggggggggggggccggcggggcccgccggTCCACGCGGTGCCACCCGGTCCCCGTGCCCACCCGGTCCACGCGGGACACggggtcccccatccccacccgcTCCCCGCGGTGCCACCgggtcccccatccccacccgATATCCGGCGTGTCCCCCATCCCCCGTGGATGCCACCCGGTCCCCGTGGGGCGCGGGGTCCCCCCACGCGTCCCCCGTCCCCACGGTGCCacccagtcctcccagtgccgCCCAGTACCAGCGGAGCACCGGGATGCCACCCATTCCCCTGGCCAGGGTGCTTCCCCCCgtgggggggtgccggggagggtgggggtgggtgcGCGTGGCCGGACTCCTGAGGAACACGAGTGGAAAGGGGCGCGTGAGGAGGTCACGCGCccctgggccgggctgggcccaACTGGGCCCAACTGGGGCCAAACTGGGCCGTGGCGGAGGCGGAGCCGCCTCttccgccccgcggccccgggacggggagggctgggggggccacgAGTCATCGCCCCCCCCGCACCGTGCTCCGGCCCACGGAGCGTCCGCACGGCCCCgcgcggggaaactgaggcacggagcggggcgggggcgcacCCAGATGTGCCCCAGATGTGGGATGGGCGGCCCCGGGGATGCTGCTCCGGCCGTGGGCAGGGCGGGACCCCCGGGACACGGGTGGGACTCCCCCGGGGCAGGACGGTGCCGGTGCCCACGCAGCAGGACGATGCCCGTGGCTCAGGGCGGTGCCCGTGGGGCAGGACGATGCCCGTGGGGCACGGTGGTGCCCACGCAGCAGTAGGATGCCCGCAGGGCGGTGtccgtggggccgggccggggccgtggggccggggccgtgggacCAAGGCCGTGACTCGGTttcccgggggggcgggggcggccccggccagcGCTGCGCTGCTCCCCGCGGCACAAAGGCCCCTTGTCCCCGGactgcgggggggccggggggggtccgtCCTCCCCGTCCCGCTATCGCCACCCACCCCAAAATCACGGGGGGGACACAGTGTTTGcaggaccccccctcccccgccccgcaccTGGCCGGAGCGGGGCAGACAAAGGCGGGAAGGAACCGGCCCACCCGTGTCCTGCCCCCCCCGTGTCCTGCCTCCTCCCGCGGCGGGATtacgcgcccccccccccccgccgccccccgcccgcccttgTGAATGGGCCCCCGTGGGGCCACGCCCCTCGTGCATATTCATGACGCGCTTTGCATGGGAAGCGTGA